The Brassica napus cultivar Da-Ae chromosome C1, Da-Ae, whole genome shotgun sequence DNA segment AACTCACAACCGCAAGTTTGATTTATCCATAAACCATAGAGGTATAAGTATTGCACAAGAACATTCAGACCGAACAGTCTTTATAGCTCAAGCCTTTCTCTCCCAAGGTTTATTGCTATGTGTATGGAGAAACGTCATAGACAACAGAAGTAGGCTTTTGGTTTGGAACCCGTATTGGGGGAAAAATAGATGGATCGAATGCCCAATGACATATTGTTTGTATGAATGGTTTGCTTTCGGCTATGATAAATCTTCTGGTAGACACAAAATCTTGAGGTTCAGCAGTAATAATGGGGACAGGTACATGGAAATCTACGATTTGAGCTCTGATTCATGGAGGACTCTTGATGCCGCTTCTGACATAAATACAATAAAGTATATGGAAAGTGGCTTATCTTTGAAGGGAAACACTTATTGGTATGCTATAGATTATGAAACAGAAGATTGTTTCTTACACTATTTTGATTTTACaagagagaggtttgaaaatcGTCTGCCTTTGCCTCAGCCTCCATCGTCCTACTCTTATGCCCAAGTTAACATATCTCTATCTTCGGTTAAAGAAGAGAAGCTTGCAGTGTTATTTTCCCCGCGGGGTAGATTTGTGATTGATATTTGGGTTACGAATAAGACTGAGCCTGACGCTGTCTCATGGAGCTATTTCTTCAAAGTTGAAACGACGCAACACTTGAGTGGTTTTCTGTTTGAGAATTTCTTGATTGACGAGGAGAAGAAGGTCATTGTGATTTTTGATATATATGGCGGAGCGAACAATGCATACACCATAAGTGGGGAGACTGGTCATTTCAGAAAAGTGGATCTCAGACAATCTCCATACAAACGACCTTACAGACTTGTGGGCTGTTATATTCCAAGCTCTGTCCAAATCTAAAAAACAGGGATCAGTCCATTTACATATTCTTTCAACAAGAATAAATTCGAAGTTGTATCTCATCTCTTCTATATAAGCAATAGACACACAAAAAAGCGGAGcacttatgtttatgttttttttttcatttatatgtttttcttgttcttggtaaaatttcatttatatgtttttaatacgTGATTACATTCGGGAACAGAGAAATCTAGCACGTTGAAGCTAAGCATCCATTATCAACTAGTTGCATCAAATCTCCATGCCTAATCATCAAATAACTGAACCAAACAAACTATATATCAAACAGAACAAAAGAGTAAAACCAAAGATATAACCCACCTCCAGTTTTGCATTGTCCATCATATGTCGTAATAATTACATCACATGCTATATGTTATCAATAA contains these protein-coding regions:
- the LOC106383172 gene encoding putative F-box protein At3g20705, with the translated sequence MTMTMTKLPRDLVEEILSRVPVKSIRAVRSTCKNWNLITKYERFANKHIDKATASERDKEFLVIAGDYLFSLNLNETHNRKFDLSINHRGISIAQEHSDRTVFIAQAFLSQGLLLCVWRNVIDNRSRLLVWNPYWGKNRWIECPMTYCLYEWFAFGYDKSSGRHKILRFSSNNGDRYMEIYDLSSDSWRTLDAASDINTIKYMESGLSLKGNTYWYAIDYETEDCFLHYFDFTRERFENRLPLPQPPSSYSYAQVNISLSSVKEEKLAVLFSPRGRFVIDIWVTNKTEPDAVSWSYFFKVETTQHLSGFLFENFLIDEEKKVIVIFDIYGGANNAYTISGETGHFRKVDLRQSPYKRPYRLVGCYIPSSVQI